DNA from Rosa rugosa chromosome 6, drRosRugo1.1, whole genome shotgun sequence:
GGAGATTGGTCACGCTTCCTCCCCTTGGAAGGTGGTGGAGAAGCCCTGCGACGCTTAGGGCTCCGGCTGTCTGCAGGACTTCTTGATCTTCTCTCTAGACTCCTTTCTCTCCTCACAGGTGATCTTGATTGACTGCACATTAAAAGGAACAATGAGTGATTACCGAACAAAAATATGCAGAGAAGTATTATAACCACTTTTCTAAATCAAATGTGGAATCATATGCAGATTCACCATTTGGCAAAAGGGCAGTATGTCAAATGTCAGTCTCATAAGAAAGAGATAACGATAAACACCTGTAACTATGACCCCTGCTGTAACTACGGCTTCGACTTCTGCCCCGCCTTGGACTTGGTGAGCGTGAGTGACTCCGCCCACGTCTGCACATAGAAAAAGAACACAATTTTCACGGTAAATGACCAGAACATTGGCCAAAATAATAACCAGAACCATAATATGCACAGAAGGGAGATATAATACAGACTTGGAGGAGGTTTTCTTCGGGCTGTTCTGACAATTTCTTTCAATGTGGCCTCGTTCCCCACAGCGATAACACTTATTCTTCCAGTCCCCAGCTTTGCAATCTCGAGCCCAGTGCCCATCGAGTCCACAATTGAAACAGCGCCCTGAACCAGGAGGAGGCCCTCTACCAAGATACTCACGGGATCCACCTGGACCACGTGGTGCCTAAATGAAAGGCAGACATCCATCAATTCATTAATCACATTAACTTATAGTTGCCCGAATGTTTTAGAATATGAGAAAATTGAGTGTGCATGCTCAAGAGAAAGGAGGAGAGAAACATAATACCAGGCAAAACAGAGAAATGCTAATTGAGCAAACAAAATGCAGGGATAAAGCGCAGTCCAGATATCAATGGCAGTGAAAAGGTCCAAGTTCGTACCAACAATGTATTAGACTTAAGGTTTGGGAAATATGAAATAACTAATCAAAAGAACATACCCCCCTGGCAAATTCCACAATTAAACGGCTCCCATCAACATCCCGACCATTCAGGCTATATCTTGCGTCATCAGCATCACGGGGATCATTAAATTCCTGTTTTTAGTTGCAGAGTAAAAAACAAGATGGCGATAACATTTGCAGaaatatgaaaaagaaaaaatgacaaGGAAAACTTAAAATGAAAGAATGACAGACAGTGTACAAACTGTAGGCATGACTGTGTGGTGTGTGTGTGGTTGGGTGGGTGGTGTGTGGGTGTgtgtgggtgtgtgtgtgtgtgtgtgagagagagagagagagagagagagaggaaggtaTAGAGGGACATACAACAAAGGCGAAATCACGCTTCATATCCACATCACGTACTCTGCGTAAACGGGGTCCAGAAACAGTAAGGCCATCATGACACAAGCATCAAAGGGATGATACTTCGCCCCTCACAGATGAACTAAACACCAGTTTGAGATTGTTGCCATTTCGATAAAAAAACGCAATAATATTATAGAAAGACTCGCCAAATCCACCAATTGGACCTCACCAAGACCTCCAGGTTTGGCAAAAGCCAAAAAACCTTCAACAAGATCATTGAAGttaaaccaaacagacacatgGATGGGTGAAACGTTTTCAGAATGATAGTAGAAATTCACACTTTTGACAAGCACAGAGAATGATTTGGCAAAGGCTTCATTGCCTCCTATGAACCTAATTCTTAAAAACAACTAACAACCAGGAATCCACAACATATGCAAAGAATCATAAAACGACAAAAGCACAGAGCCATACAAGGTCCATAGAAATTAAAATCCAAAAGCACTAAAAACTCCTAAAATGATAAGAAACAATTCTGGTTACCTTCCATATCGGCTGAATACATCTTCCAGTTCCCGTGATCTTGTCCGGGACGACAAGCGACCAACATAGAGCCGTGTACCACCATGGCGGTCATCATGACGAGGCATTTTATCTGCAACAAATCACCATATTCATCGTCTAATAATGTTTCTAGAATACCTATTCAAATGTGTTTAGAATGAGAACAACCCCATGATAGCACTGAGGTCACTAACCAAACTAAATTAGACAGTCTAACAAGTTATTCACCTTCATAGCGCACAGTAATCAAATGTCGAAGACCACACacaaaaatatcagaaatttctataataaaaaaaaaattgaacattTTCATACACAGAATTCAAACATATCTACATGTTTTCATTACCAAATCAACCATAAAACCACAAACCATtcatccaaaatttcaaaactagAGCTCCTAGATTTGGCTTCTCATGACtaaagaaattcaaaaaaaGTCAACTTCTTTGGGAACAAAGGTGACCCAAAGATGATTTGCAAAGCAAATCCCTA
Protein-coding regions in this window:
- the LOC133715157 gene encoding serine/arginine-rich splicing factor RS2Z32-like isoform X1, with protein sequence MPRHDDRHGGTRLYVGRLSSRTRSRELEDVFSRYGRVRDVDMKRDFAFVEFNDPRDADDARYSLNGRDVDGSRLIVEFARGAPRGPGGSREYLGRGPPPGSGRCFNCGLDGHWARDCKAGDWKNKCYRCGERGHIERNCQNSPKKTSSKRGRSHSRSPSPRRGRSRSRSYSRGHSYSQSRSPVRRERSLERRSRSPADSRSPKRRRASPPPSKGRKRDQSPDGRSPQERRSVSPQDRRSDYSRSPRGKSRSPVGDAEEKSNGDKMHRSPVEESGHSRSPSPVRRGDRSPVEEDDDNHGSPRGSESA
- the LOC133715157 gene encoding serine/arginine-rich splicing factor RS2Z32-like isoform X2; its protein translation is MKRDFAFVEFNDPRDADDARYSLNGRDVDGSRLIVEFARGAPRGPGGSREYLGRGPPPGSGRCFNCGLDGHWARDCKAGDWKNKCYRCGERGHIERNCQNSPKKTSSKRGRSHSRSPSPRRGRSRSRSYSRGHSYSQSRSPVRRERSLERRSRSPADSRSPKRRRASPPPSKGRKRDQSPDGRSPQERRSVSPQDRRSDYSRSPRGKSRSPVGDAEEKSNGDKMHRSPVEESGHSRSPSPVRRGDRSPVEEDDDNHGSPRGSESA